One window of Mus caroli chromosome 11, CAROLI_EIJ_v1.1, whole genome shotgun sequence genomic DNA carries:
- the Slfn11 gene encoding schlafen family member 11: METHPSLEVKGSCPDLTIYAGEVTIGEEDRNKMDPKKRKMEKTRITEAACALLNSGGGLIAMQMTNKSEHPVEMGQDLEKSLRELIMSSNIQGFFETKQQQDQFYIFVKSWSCSPEDGFTKPRICSLGSSLYCGSLTSKVAMDSREAFDFLKGKKRCVKCSPTDDRANKIPGATCQNSLVSNPAFEIFQSKKLEYGQCLLFSESTFIQFKQFSTKHVQEYMKNIIPEYISAFANTQGGYLFIGVDDKSIILGCPKDNVDRDPLKTVVNETISKLPVFHFCSSKDKDKVSYETRVIDVFQEGNLYGYLCVIKVEPFCCAVFSEAPISWMVDKEKGVYRLNTEEWVHMMVDVDPEAASKNLSKDFECQLNLSNSPPHCRPVYSKKGLEHKVDLQQHLFQVSPDHLKYTPEALWSELCFEHEGLEDLVKQQIRSFSCGLLILSRSWAVDLNLEEKQEVICDALLIAENSPPILYTILGEQDEQGQDYCTRTAFTLKQKLVNTGGYTGRVCVMTKVLCLSSQNNNKTNGGSVSPIIYPSSYNLTNIQEMQDLLQALVIVLLNFRSFLSDQLGCEILNLLTAQQYEILSKSLRKTRELFVHGLPGSGKTIIAMRIMEKIRNTFHCETDKILYICENQPLRDFIQAKNICQAVTRKTFMKEYFETNRIQHIIVDEAQNFCTEDGNWYEKAKGITRRMKCCPGILWIFLDYFQTSHLKKSGLPNFLCQFPKEELTQVVRNADKIAEFLQQELRKIRDNPPFNIPQGSLSMFHGFYWAHGVSGTHEITYLTLEKMVSYVADKCDVFFSKGYSPQDIAVLFSTDREKKAYEHMFLREMRKRKRASQMNDESICHSNMFDSIRRFSGLERSIVFGINPIATEQPISHNLLLCLASRAMKHLYILYLSTPEGQS; the protein is encoded by the exons ATGGAGACCCATCCCTCCTTAGAAGTGAAAGGGTCGTGCCCAGACTTGACCATCTATGCAGGAGAAGTGACTATTGGagaagaagatagaaataaaatggacccaaagaaaagaaagatggagaagacaAGAATTACAGAGGCTGCTTGTGCTCTGTTAAACTCTGGAGGAGGATTAATTGCTATGCAAATGACTAACAAGAGTGAGCATCCTGTGGAGATGGGACAGGATTTGGAAAAGTCTTTGAGAGAGCTTATTATGTCCTCTAATATACAGGGTTTCTTTGAGACCAAGCAACAACAGGACCAGTTCTACATTTTTGTAAAATCTTGGAGCTGCAGCCCTGAAGATGGTTTCACTAAGCCTCGAATTTGCAGCCTGGGCTCTTCCCTGTATTGTGGATCTTTAACTTCTAAGGTTGCCATGGATTCAAGAGAAGCATTTGACTTTCTGAAGGGCAAGAAGAGATGTGTTAAGTGCAGTCCTACTGATGACAGAGCCAATAAAATTCCAGGAGCCACGTGTCAGAACAGCCTTGTTTCAAATCCAGCTTTTGAAATTTTCCAAAGTAAGAAACTTGAATATGGACAATGCTTGCTTTTTTCTGAATCCACATTTATACAGTTTAAACAATTCTCTACCAAACATGTCCaagaatatatgaaaaacatAATTCCAGAGTACATCTCCGCATTTGCAAACACCCAGGGAGGCTATCTTTTCATTGGAGTGGATGATAAGAGTATCATCCTGGGATGCCCAAAAGACAACGTTGACCGTGACCCTTTGAAAACTGTGGTAAATGAAACAATATCCAAGTTGCcagttttccatttttgttcatCTAAAGACAAGGACAAGGTGTCTTATGAGACCAGAGTCATAGATGTGTTTCAAGAGGGAAATTTGTATGGTTATCTCTGTGTGATCAAAGTAGAGCCATTCTGCTGTGCAGTGTTCTCAGAGGCTCCCATTTCATGGATGGTAGACAAGGAGAAAGGTGTCTACAGACTGAACACTGAGGAATGGGTACATATGATGGTGGATGTTGACCCAG AGGCAGCTTCCAAAAATCTATCTAAAGATTTTGAATGTCAGCTGAATCTATCCAACAGCCCTCCACACTGCAGACCAGTGTATTCTAAAAAGGGACTGGAACATAAAGTCGACCTGCAGCAGCATTTATTTCAAG TGTCACCAGACCATTTAAAGTATACTCCCGAAGCACTGTGGAGTGAGCTGTGTTTCGAGCATGAGGGACTAGAGGATTTAGTAAAGCAGCAAATACGTTCTTTCTCCTGTGGTTTGCTGATCCTCTCTAGAAGCTGGGCTGTGGACCTGAACctggaagagaagcaggaagtCATCTGTGATGCTCTGCTGATTGCAGAGAATAGCCCCCCGATCCTCTACACCATCCTTGGGGAGCAGGATGAGCAGGGTCAGGACTACTGCACCCGAACTGCCTTTACTCTGAAGCAGAAGCTGGTAAACACTGGTGGCTACACTGGGAGAGTATGTGTCATGACCAAGGTTCTCTGCCTGAGCTCTCAGAACAATAACAAGACCAATGGGGGCTCAGTCTCTCCTATTATATACCCAAGCTCCTATAACCTtacaaacatccaggaaatgcaggactTGCTACAGGCCCTTGTGATTGTCTTGCTCAACTTCAGGTCTTTCTTGAGCGACCAGCTTGGCTGTGAAATTTTGAATCTTCTCACAGCCCAACAGTATGAGATACTCTCAAAAAGTCTCCGCAAAACCAGAGAACTATTTGTGCATGGCTTGCCGGGCTCAGGGAAGACAATCATAGCCATGAGAATCATGGAAAAGATCAGAAACACATTCCACTGTGAAACAGATAAAATCCTCTACATCTGTGAAAATCAACCATTGAGGGACTTCATCCA GGCAAAAAATATCTGCCAGGCAGTGACCCGGAAAACCTTCATGAAAGAATACTTTGAGACAAACAGGATCCAACACATCATTGTTGATGAAGCCCAGAATTTCTGCACTGAGGATGGGAACTGGTATGAGAAGGCAAAAGGAATCACTCGAAGAATGAAAtgttgtcctggaattctctggATCTTTCTGGACTATTTTCAGACCAGTCACTTGAAGAAGAGTGGCCTCCCAAATTTCTTATGCCAGTTTCCGAAGGAAGAACTCACACAAGTGGTACGAAATGCAGATAAAATAGCTGAGTTCCTACAACAAGAGTTGCGAAAAATCAGAGATAACCCTCCATTCAACATCCCTCAAGGGTCCCTAAGCATGTTCCATGGATTTTACTGGGCTCATGGTGTATCAGGCACCCATGAGATCACATACTTGACTTTGGAAAAGATGGTAAGCTATGTAGCAGATAAGTGTGATGTTTTCTTCAGTAAAGGCTATTCTCCCCAAGATATTGCAGTGCTTTTCAGCACAGACAGGGAAAAGAAAGCCTATGAGCATATGTTCCTGAgagaaatgaggaagaggaagagagcatCTCAGATGAATGACGAGTCTATCTGTCATTCTAACATGTTTGACAGCATCCGTCGATTCTCGGGACTGGAAAGAAGCATTGTGTTTGGTATCAATCCCATTGCAACTGAGCAGCCCATTTCCCACAACCTattgctctgcctggcttccAGAGCAATGAAACATCTGTATATCCTGTATCTTTCAACTCCTGAGGGGCAGAGCTAA
- the LOC110305490 gene encoding schlafen family member 12-like gives MSTRLEATEQGNQRTQRNDIQLENAKAAGKMGISVDLEAKYAKLGLNLGAITFGEKDRKKMNSHLRKEENANISLAVCALLNSGGGAIKVKIENENYSLTRDGLGLDLEASLCKCLPFVQWHLDFTESEGYIYIYVKSWSQEIFGLPIGTLRTNLYVRSMSSSVQVSAAAALEFLQDLKETGGRPCVRPELPASIACPEVEGEWHLEDLAAAFFNKTEFQYEETFPFTRSRYVEVTLLSAKRLRKRIKELLPQTVSAFANTDGGFLFIGLDGKTQQIIGFEAKKSDLVCLESEIEKYIQQLPVTHFCEEKEKIKYKCKFIEVHKSGAVCAYVCALRVERFCCAVFAAEPESWHVEGGCVKRFTTEEWVKLQMDAPSG, from the exons ATGAGTACTAGACTTGAGGCAACTGAGCAAGGCAACCAAAGAACTCAGAG GAATGACATTCAGCTGGAAAATGCAAAGGCTGCTGGGAAAATGGGCATCAGCGTTGACCTGGAAGCCAAATATGCTAAGCTCGGTCTAAATCTCGGAGCAATCACTTTTGGAGAGAAGgataggaagaaaatgaattctcACCTCAGGAAAGAGGAGAATGCAAACATCTCTCTAGCTGTATGTGCTCTCCTGAATTCGGGAGGTGGAGCAATCAAGGTTAAAATTGAAAACGAAAATTATAGTCTCACTAGGGATGGCCTGGGACTAGATTTGGAAGCCTCTCTTTGTAAATGTCTGCCCTTTGTCCAGTGGCACCTGGACTTCACGGAGAGCGAAGGCTACATTTATATCTACGTGAAATCGTGGAGCCAAGAAATCTTTGGGCTGCCTATTGGCACCCTGAGAACCAATTTGTATGTAAGGAGCATGTCATCTTCTGTACAAGTGAGTGCCGCTGCTGCCCTGGAATTTCTGCAGGACCTGAAGGAAACTGGAGGGAGACCCTGTGTCAGACCGGAGTTGCCTGCAAGCATAGCCTGCCCTGAAGTGGAAGGAGAATGGCACCTGGAGGATTTGGCTGCTGCATTTTTTAACAAGACAGAATTTCAGTACGAGGAAACTTTCCCCTTTACCAGATCCAGATATGTTGAAGTTACATTGCTTTCAGCGAAACGCCTGCGAAAACGCATCAAAGAGCTCCTCCCTCAAACTGTTTCTGCATTTGCAAACACAGATGGGGGATTTTTGTTCATTGGTTTGGATGGCAAAACCCAGCAAATTATTGGTTTTGAAGCAAAGAAGAGTGACCTTGTGTGTCTAGAGAGTGAAATAGAAAAGTACATCCAACAGCTGCCTGTCACTCACTTctgtgaggagaaggagaagatcaAGTACAAGTGCAAATTCATCGAAGTGCACAAATCCGgagctgtgtgtgcatatgtgtgtgcgctCAGAGTGGAGAGGTTCTGCTGTGCTGTGTTTGCTGCAGAGCCTGAATCCTGGCACGTGGAAGGCGGCTGTGTGAAGAGGTTTACCACAGAGGAATGGGTGAAACTCCAGATGGATGCCCCATCAGGTTGA